From a single Gimesia fumaroli genomic region:
- a CDS encoding Rne/Rng family ribonuclease: MKKEMLINVLQPEESRIAIVEDGILEELYVERNSLENLVGNIYKGKVVNIEPSIQAAFVDFGVGRNGFLHVSDIEHQYYKHLTENGDGNGKPGRGKNSKGRRINERSVANKPPIQEILKRGSEVLVQVIKEGLGNKGPTLSTYISIPGRYLVIMPGLQRVGISRKITDEDVRRQLRTILTKLAPPPGLGFIVRTAGIDRTADDLKRDLNYLLRLWGTIVGRIKKLPAPVEIYSESDMMIRTIRDIYNSEIDTLYIDEPTAYQRARDFMKVVLPKHVNRIKHYTGNDPIFYNSDLDDEICSIQNRHVPMKGGGSIVIDQTEALVAIDVNSGNYRADDNAEKTAFKVNMKAAEEISRQIRLRDLGGVIVIDFIDMREEKHRRSVERRLRELVKRDRARTKVLRISPFGLIEMTRQRIRPSLRRSMYEDCPSCRGTGQVKTAESMAIEVMRTLMTTVNKKNIARLVLNVHETVANYLNNKRRKDITNLEDTAKTSIIINARTDVEPEHLTARCYDDIGNEVNF, encoded by the coding sequence ATGAAAAAGGAAATGCTGATTAATGTCCTCCAACCGGAGGAAAGTCGAATCGCCATCGTAGAAGATGGTATTCTCGAAGAACTTTATGTAGAACGAAACAGCCTCGAAAATCTGGTAGGTAATATCTACAAGGGAAAAGTGGTCAATATTGAACCCAGCATCCAGGCTGCGTTCGTCGATTTTGGTGTCGGCCGTAACGGCTTTCTGCATGTCAGTGACATCGAACACCAATACTACAAACACCTCACTGAAAACGGCGATGGAAACGGCAAACCCGGGCGGGGTAAAAACTCAAAAGGCCGTCGCATCAATGAACGCAGCGTGGCCAATAAACCGCCCATTCAGGAAATCCTGAAACGCGGCAGTGAAGTCCTGGTCCAAGTCATCAAGGAAGGTCTCGGCAACAAAGGCCCTACCCTATCAACCTATATCAGTATCCCCGGACGCTACCTGGTAATTATGCCCGGTCTGCAGCGTGTCGGTATCAGTCGCAAAATCACCGACGAAGACGTCAGACGACAACTGCGAACGATCCTCACCAAACTGGCGCCGCCTCCCGGACTTGGATTCATCGTACGGACCGCCGGCATTGACCGAACCGCAGATGATCTCAAGCGCGACTTGAACTACCTGCTCCGATTGTGGGGCACCATTGTCGGACGTATCAAAAAACTACCCGCTCCTGTCGAGATATACTCAGAGAGCGACATGATGATTCGTACGATTCGCGATATCTACAACAGCGAAATCGATACGCTCTATATTGATGAGCCCACCGCTTATCAAAGAGCACGCGATTTTATGAAAGTCGTACTCCCCAAACACGTCAATCGAATCAAACATTACACCGGCAACGATCCCATTTTTTATAACAGCGATCTCGATGATGAGATCTGCAGTATTCAAAATCGACACGTCCCAATGAAAGGCGGCGGATCGATCGTGATCGACCAGACGGAAGCTCTGGTGGCAATCGACGTCAACAGTGGAAACTACCGTGCCGATGACAATGCCGAAAAGACCGCGTTTAAAGTAAATATGAAAGCGGCCGAAGAAATCAGCCGTCAGATCAGACTTCGCGACCTCGGCGGGGTGATTGTGATCGACTTTATTGATATGCGCGAAGAAAAACACCGCCGTTCAGTCGAACGCCGATTGCGCGAACTCGTAAAACGTGACCGCGCCCGAACCAAAGTCCTGCGTATCAGCCCCTTTGGCCTGATAGAAATGACCCGCCAGAGAATTCGCCCCTCACTCCGCAGAAGCATGTATGAAGATTGCCCCTCCTGCCGCGGAACGGGACAAGTAAAAACAGCCGAAAGTATGGCTATCGAAGTCATGCGGACGCTGATGACCACGGTGAATAAAAAGAATATTGCCCGCCTCGTACTAAATGTACACGAAACTGTCGCCAATTACCTGAATAATAAACGCCGTAAAGACATCACCAACCTGGAAGATACTGCTAAGACCTCAATTATTATTAACGCACGTACAGATGTTGAACCAGAGCATCTAACCGCACGTTGTTATGACGATATTGGAAATGAAGTGAATTTCTAG